One window of Trifolium pratense cultivar HEN17-A07 linkage group LG5, ARS_RC_1.1, whole genome shotgun sequence genomic DNA carries:
- the LOC123883100 gene encoding probable helicase MAGATAMA 3 isoform X4 produces the protein MEVFQLLLTEEPSLVPKQKEVKGTEASHAIRCANIPGKRKIDQRKEEMLGKKRNRQTMFLNLEDVKQAGPIKTSTPRRQTFTSPVISRTVKEVRTVPAQVERVGIAKDQNQADSSVGEGVSQTETHEPKSDSNGDNSGPFGRSRRINSEAETPIEANLPPIPRQGSWKQQTDLRQQKNAFVSNRKLGQSGQSSNDARLGNKKHHSIKKQTPVSFQSQDSSVERLIREVTSEKFWHHPGETDLKCVPGKFESVEEYVRVFEPLLFEECRAQLYSTWEESTETVSRDTHIMVRVKANESRERGWYDVKVLPAHEFKWSFKEGDVAILSSPRPGSVRSKQNNLGHNGGESEITGRVVGTVRRHIPIDTRDPPGAILHYYVGDSYDPSRADDDHIVRKLQTGSIWYLTVLGSLATTQREYIALHAFRRLNMQMQNAILQPSPEHFPKYEQHTPAMPECFTPNFVEYLRRTFNEPQLAAIQWAAMHTAAGTSSVATKRQDPWPFTLVQGPPGTGKTHTVWGMLNVIHLVQYQHYYTSLLKHVAPESYKQANELNSDHAPTGSIDEVLQNMDQNLLRTLPKLVPKPRMLVCAPSNAATDELLSRVLDRGFIDGEMKVYRPDVARVGVDTQTRAAQAVSVERRTEQLLVKTREEVAGWMQQLRNREAQYTQQLHCLHRELNATAAAVRSQGSVGVDPDLLMARDQNRDVLLQNLASVVEGRDKVLVEMSRLAVLEGRFRPGSGFNLEEARASLEASFANEAEIVFTTVSSSGRKLFSRLSHGFDMVVIDEAAQASEVGVLPPLSLGAARCVLVGDPQQLPATVISKAAGTLMYSRSLFERFQQAGCPTMLLSVQYRMHPQIRDFPSRYFYQGRLSDSESVVKLPDEAYYKDPLLRPYIFYDIRHGRESHRGGSVSYQNMTEAQFCLRLYEHVQKTVKFLGLAKITVGIITPYKLQLKCLQREFEEVLNSEEGKDLYINTVDAFQGQERDVIIMSCVRASTHGVGFVADIRRMNVALTRARRALWVMGNANALIQSEDWAALIADARSRNCYMDMDSLPKDFLVTKGPVYTPLPGKAPTNMRGMRSGGPRYRSMEMHMESRVGAPSEDDERMNGASVSSRNGNHRPSRYLTENALDDSEGDKSRDSWQHGIQKRQGSTGTMAKRDV, from the exons ATGGAAGTGTTTCAGTTGCTTCTGACA GAGGAACCCAGTTTAGTTCCCAAGCAAAAAGAGGTGAAGGGTACTGAAGCAAGTCATGCAATTAGGTGTGCAAATATTCCTGGGAAGAGGAAGATTGACCAACGAAAAGAGGAAATGTTGGGAAAGAAACGTAATAGACAGACCATGTTTCTTAACTTGGAAGATGTCAAGCAAGCAGGTCCTATTAAAACCTCAACCCCTAGAAGACAGACATTCACATCACCAGTTATAAGTCGGACTGTGAAGGAAGTTCGTACCGTTCCTGCACAAGTTGAACGTGTTGGAATAGCTAAGGATCAGAATCAAGCCGACTCCTCTGTCGGCGAAGGTGTAAGTCAAACTGAAACACATGAACCTAAATCTGATAGTAATGGTGATAATTCTGGACCATTTGGTAGGTCTAGGAGGATTAACAGTGAGGCAGAAACTCCTATAGAGGCCAATTTACCACCCATACCAAGACAGGGATCATGGAAACAACAGACAGATTTGAGGCAGCAGAAGAATGCATTTGTTTCTAATAGGAAGTTGGGACAGAGTGGTCAAAGCTCCAATGATGCCAGGCTGGGAAACAAGAAACATCATTCTATTAAGAAGCAAACTCCTGTCAGCTTCCAGTCCCAGGACTCATCTGTTGAACGCCTCATTCGGGAGGTAACCAGTGAAAAGTTTTGGCATCACCCAG GAGAGACCGATTTAAAGTGTGTTCCTGGAAAGTTTGAATCAGTGGAAGAGTATGTTCGAGTATTTGAGCCTTTGCTTTTTGAGGAATGCCGTGCTCAACTTTACAGTACCTGGGAAGAATCAACAGAAACAGTGTCAAGGGATACTCATATTATGGTGCGAGTGAAGGCAAATGAGTCAAGAGAAAGAG GTTGGTATGATGTGAAAGTGCTTCCAGCACATGAGTTCAAATGGTCGTTTAAGGAGGGTGATGTTGCAATTCTTTCGTCCCCTAGGCCTGGATCAG TCAGATCCAAGCAGAACAATTTAGGTCACAATGGTGGGGAATCAGAAATCACTGGACGTGTGGTGGGTACAGTTAGGCGACACATACCTATTGATACCCGTGATCCTCCTGGTGCAATACTTCATTACTATGTAGGGGATTCTTATGATCCTAGCAG GGCTGATGATGATCATATCGTAAGGAAACTTCAAACTGGAAGCATCTGGTATCTCACAGTTCTTGGTTCTCTTGCTACCAcacagagggagtatattgCTCTGCACGCATTTCGTCGCTTAAATATGCAG ATGCAAAATGCAATTCTTCAGCCTAGTCCTGAGCACTTCCCAAAATACGAGCAGCATACCCCAGCAATGCCTGAATGTTTCACACCGAACTTTGTTGAGTATCTGCGAAGGACCTTCAACGAACCCCAGTTGGCAGCAATCCAGTGGGCAGCTATGCATACAGCTGCTGGTACAAGTAGTGTTGCAACAAAAAGGCAAGATCCTTGGCCTTTCACTCTTGTTCAAGGACCTCCGGGAACAGGAAAAACACATACAGTTTGGGGAATGTTGAATGTCATCCACCTTGTGCAGTATCAACACTACTACACCTCTTTGCTTAAGCATGTAGCTCCCGAAAGCTACAAGCAAGCTAATGAGCTTAATTCAGACCATGCCCCCACAGGATCTATTGATGAAGTTCTTCAAAACATGGACCAAAATCTCTTACGAACTTTGCCTAAACTAGTCCCAAAGCCTAGAATGTTGGTTTGTGCTCCTTCTAATGCTGCCACTGATGAGCTTCTTTCTCGTGTCCTTGATCGTGGATTTATTGATGGAGAGATGAAAGTATATCGACCTGATGTAGCTCGGGTTGGGGTTGATACTCAGACACGTGCTGCCCAAGCAGTTTCTGTTGAGCGGAGAACTGAACAGCTTCTGGTCAAGACTCGGGAGGAAGTTGCAGGATGGATGCAGCAGTTAAGAAATCGTGAAGCACAGTATACTCAACAGTTGCATTGTCTGCATAGAGAACTGAATGCTACTGCTGCCGCTGTGCGCTCCCAAGGATCTGTTGGTGTTGACCCTGACCTTCTCATGGCCCGTGATCAGAATCGGGATGTTTTGCTACAGAACCTTGCATCTGTAGTGGAAGGCAGGGATAAGGTTCTGGTTGAGATGTCTCGCCTTGCTGTTTTGGAAGGTAGGTTTCGACCTGGTAGTGGTTTCAATCTGGAAGAGGCACGTGCTAGTTTGGAGGCCAGTTTTGCCAATGAAGCTGAAATAGTTTTCACAACAGTTTCTAGCAGTGGCCGTAAGTTGTTTTCTCGTCTTTCCCATGGATTTGATATGGTAGTCATTGATGAGGCTGCCCAAGCCAGCGAGGTGGGAGTTCTTCCTCCCCTTTCACTTGGGGCAGCACGATGTGTTCTTGTTGGAGATCCTCAGCAGCTTCCTGCTACAGTTATCAGCAAGGCTGCAGGAACATTGATGTACAGCAGGAGTCTTTTTGAAAGGTTCCAACAAGCAGGATGCCCAACAATGCTGTTGTCTGTGCAATATAGAATGCATCCCCAAATTCGGGATTTCCCTTCTAGATACTTTTATCAGGGACGCCTTAGTGACAGTGAAAGTGTGGTTAAACTGCCTGATGAAGCATACTATAAAGATCCTTTACTCAGACCTTATATATTCTATGATATCAGGCATGGGCGGGAGTCTCACAGAGGTGGTTCGGTCTCCTACCAAAACATGACTGAAGCACAATTTTGTCTCCGGTTGTATGAGCATGTTCAGAAAACTGTGAAATTTTTGGGTCTGGCAAAGATTACTGTTGGCATAATTACTCCCTACAAGCTGCAGTTGAAATGCCTCCAACGCGAGTTTGAGGAAGTCTTAAATTCAGAAGAAGGGAAGGATCTATATATCAACACAGTAGATGCTTTCCAAGGTCAAGAGCGTGATGTGATCATAATGTCTTGTGTGCGTGCATCAACTCACGGGGTTGGTTTTGTTGCTGATATACGTCGAATGAATGTTGCCCTTACGCGTGCAAGAAGGGCCCTTTGG GTGATGGGAAATGCAAATGCTCTGATACAATCCGAAGATTGGGCTGCTTTGATTGCAGATGCAAGATCTCGAAATTGCTACATGGACATGGATTCTCTTCCGAAGGATTTTCTGGTGACCAAGGGACCTGTTTACACACCATTGCCTGGTAAGGCACCTACGAATATGAGGGGAATGAGATCAGGTGGACCAAGATATAGATCAATGGAGATGCATATGGAATCCAGGGTGGGAGCACCATCTGAAGATGATGAGAGGATGAATGGAGCCTCCGTAAGCTCCAGAAATGGGAACCATCGTCCATCAAGGTATTTAACAGAGAACGCCTTAGA
- the LOC123883100 gene encoding probable helicase MAGATAMA 3 isoform X3, with the protein MEVFQLLLTEEPSLVPKQKEVKGTEASHAIRCANIPGKRKIDQRKEEMLGKKRNRQTMFLNLEDVKQAGPIKTSTPRRQTFTSPVISRTVKEVRTVPAQVERVGIAKDQNQADSSVGEGVSQTETHEPKSDSNGDNSGPFGRSRRINSEAETPIEANLPPIPRQGSWKQQTDLRQQKNAFVSNRKLGQSGQSSNDARLGNKKHHSIKKQTPVSFQSQDSSVERLIREVTSEKFWHHPGETDLKCVPGKFESVEEYVRVFEPLLFEECRAQLYSTWEESTETVSRDTHIMVRVKANESRERGWYDVKVLPAHEFKWSFKEGDVAILSSPRPGSVRSKQNNLGHNGGESEITGRVVGTVRRHIPIDTRDPPGAILHYYVGDSYDPSRQAIQFSPLKIPVNCFVNICTFLVPLLYLDDIVLFFRADDDHIVRKLQTGSIWYLTVLGSLATTQREYIALHAFRRLNMQMQNAILQPSPEHFPKYEQHTPAMPECFTPNFVEYLRRTFNEPQLAAIQWAAMHTAAGTSSVATKRQDPWPFTLVQGPPGTGKTHTVWGMLNVIHLVQYQHYYTSLLKHVAPESYKQANELNSDHAPTGSIDEVLQNMDQNLLRTLPKLVPKPRMLVCAPSNAATDELLSRVLDRGFIDGEMKVYRPDVARVGVDTQTRAAQAVSVERRTEQLLVKTREEVAGWMQQLRNREAQYTQQLHCLHRELNATAAAVRSQGSVGVDPDLLMARDQNRDVLLQNLASVVEGRDKVLVEMSRLAVLEGRFRPGSGFNLEEARASLEASFANEAEIVFTTVSSSGRKLFSRLSHGFDMVVIDEAAQASEVGVLPPLSLGAARCVLVGDPQQLPATVISKAAGTLMYSRSLFERFQQAGCPTMLLSVQYRMHPQIRDFPSRYFYQGRLSDSESVVKLPDEAYYKDPLLRPYIFYDIRHGRESHRGGSVSYQNMTEAQFCLRLYEHVQKTVKFLGLAKITVGIITPYKLQLKCLQREFEEVLNSEEGKDLYINTVDAFQGQERDVIIMSCVRASTHGVGFVADIRRMNVALTRARRALWVMGNANALIQSEDWAALIADARSRNCYMDMDSLPKDFLVTKGPVYTPLPGKAPTNMRGMRSGGPRYRSMEMHMESRVGAPSEDDERMNGASVSSRNGNHRPSRYLTENALDDSEGDKSRDSWQHGIQKRQGSTGTMAKRDV; encoded by the exons ATGGAAGTGTTTCAGTTGCTTCTGACA GAGGAACCCAGTTTAGTTCCCAAGCAAAAAGAGGTGAAGGGTACTGAAGCAAGTCATGCAATTAGGTGTGCAAATATTCCTGGGAAGAGGAAGATTGACCAACGAAAAGAGGAAATGTTGGGAAAGAAACGTAATAGACAGACCATGTTTCTTAACTTGGAAGATGTCAAGCAAGCAGGTCCTATTAAAACCTCAACCCCTAGAAGACAGACATTCACATCACCAGTTATAAGTCGGACTGTGAAGGAAGTTCGTACCGTTCCTGCACAAGTTGAACGTGTTGGAATAGCTAAGGATCAGAATCAAGCCGACTCCTCTGTCGGCGAAGGTGTAAGTCAAACTGAAACACATGAACCTAAATCTGATAGTAATGGTGATAATTCTGGACCATTTGGTAGGTCTAGGAGGATTAACAGTGAGGCAGAAACTCCTATAGAGGCCAATTTACCACCCATACCAAGACAGGGATCATGGAAACAACAGACAGATTTGAGGCAGCAGAAGAATGCATTTGTTTCTAATAGGAAGTTGGGACAGAGTGGTCAAAGCTCCAATGATGCCAGGCTGGGAAACAAGAAACATCATTCTATTAAGAAGCAAACTCCTGTCAGCTTCCAGTCCCAGGACTCATCTGTTGAACGCCTCATTCGGGAGGTAACCAGTGAAAAGTTTTGGCATCACCCAG GAGAGACCGATTTAAAGTGTGTTCCTGGAAAGTTTGAATCAGTGGAAGAGTATGTTCGAGTATTTGAGCCTTTGCTTTTTGAGGAATGCCGTGCTCAACTTTACAGTACCTGGGAAGAATCAACAGAAACAGTGTCAAGGGATACTCATATTATGGTGCGAGTGAAGGCAAATGAGTCAAGAGAAAGAG GTTGGTATGATGTGAAAGTGCTTCCAGCACATGAGTTCAAATGGTCGTTTAAGGAGGGTGATGTTGCAATTCTTTCGTCCCCTAGGCCTGGATCAG TCAGATCCAAGCAGAACAATTTAGGTCACAATGGTGGGGAATCAGAAATCACTGGACGTGTGGTGGGTACAGTTAGGCGACACATACCTATTGATACCCGTGATCCTCCTGGTGCAATACTTCATTACTATGTAGGGGATTCTTATGATCCTAGCAGGCAAGCAATCCAATTTTCCCCATTGAAGATACCAGTTAATTGTTTTGTTAATATATGTACTTTCCTGGTTCCATTGTTATACTTAGATGATATTGTTCTTTTCTTCAGGGCTGATGATGATCATATCGTAAGGAAACTTCAAACTGGAAGCATCTGGTATCTCACAGTTCTTGGTTCTCTTGCTACCAcacagagggagtatattgCTCTGCACGCATTTCGTCGCTTAAATATGCAG ATGCAAAATGCAATTCTTCAGCCTAGTCCTGAGCACTTCCCAAAATACGAGCAGCATACCCCAGCAATGCCTGAATGTTTCACACCGAACTTTGTTGAGTATCTGCGAAGGACCTTCAACGAACCCCAGTTGGCAGCAATCCAGTGGGCAGCTATGCATACAGCTGCTGGTACAAGTAGTGTTGCAACAAAAAGGCAAGATCCTTGGCCTTTCACTCTTGTTCAAGGACCTCCGGGAACAGGAAAAACACATACAGTTTGGGGAATGTTGAATGTCATCCACCTTGTGCAGTATCAACACTACTACACCTCTTTGCTTAAGCATGTAGCTCCCGAAAGCTACAAGCAAGCTAATGAGCTTAATTCAGACCATGCCCCCACAGGATCTATTGATGAAGTTCTTCAAAACATGGACCAAAATCTCTTACGAACTTTGCCTAAACTAGTCCCAAAGCCTAGAATGTTGGTTTGTGCTCCTTCTAATGCTGCCACTGATGAGCTTCTTTCTCGTGTCCTTGATCGTGGATTTATTGATGGAGAGATGAAAGTATATCGACCTGATGTAGCTCGGGTTGGGGTTGATACTCAGACACGTGCTGCCCAAGCAGTTTCTGTTGAGCGGAGAACTGAACAGCTTCTGGTCAAGACTCGGGAGGAAGTTGCAGGATGGATGCAGCAGTTAAGAAATCGTGAAGCACAGTATACTCAACAGTTGCATTGTCTGCATAGAGAACTGAATGCTACTGCTGCCGCTGTGCGCTCCCAAGGATCTGTTGGTGTTGACCCTGACCTTCTCATGGCCCGTGATCAGAATCGGGATGTTTTGCTACAGAACCTTGCATCTGTAGTGGAAGGCAGGGATAAGGTTCTGGTTGAGATGTCTCGCCTTGCTGTTTTGGAAGGTAGGTTTCGACCTGGTAGTGGTTTCAATCTGGAAGAGGCACGTGCTAGTTTGGAGGCCAGTTTTGCCAATGAAGCTGAAATAGTTTTCACAACAGTTTCTAGCAGTGGCCGTAAGTTGTTTTCTCGTCTTTCCCATGGATTTGATATGGTAGTCATTGATGAGGCTGCCCAAGCCAGCGAGGTGGGAGTTCTTCCTCCCCTTTCACTTGGGGCAGCACGATGTGTTCTTGTTGGAGATCCTCAGCAGCTTCCTGCTACAGTTATCAGCAAGGCTGCAGGAACATTGATGTACAGCAGGAGTCTTTTTGAAAGGTTCCAACAAGCAGGATGCCCAACAATGCTGTTGTCTGTGCAATATAGAATGCATCCCCAAATTCGGGATTTCCCTTCTAGATACTTTTATCAGGGACGCCTTAGTGACAGTGAAAGTGTGGTTAAACTGCCTGATGAAGCATACTATAAAGATCCTTTACTCAGACCTTATATATTCTATGATATCAGGCATGGGCGGGAGTCTCACAGAGGTGGTTCGGTCTCCTACCAAAACATGACTGAAGCACAATTTTGTCTCCGGTTGTATGAGCATGTTCAGAAAACTGTGAAATTTTTGGGTCTGGCAAAGATTACTGTTGGCATAATTACTCCCTACAAGCTGCAGTTGAAATGCCTCCAACGCGAGTTTGAGGAAGTCTTAAATTCAGAAGAAGGGAAGGATCTATATATCAACACAGTAGATGCTTTCCAAGGTCAAGAGCGTGATGTGATCATAATGTCTTGTGTGCGTGCATCAACTCACGGGGTTGGTTTTGTTGCTGATATACGTCGAATGAATGTTGCCCTTACGCGTGCAAGAAGGGCCCTTTGG GTGATGGGAAATGCAAATGCTCTGATACAATCCGAAGATTGGGCTGCTTTGATTGCAGATGCAAGATCTCGAAATTGCTACATGGACATGGATTCTCTTCCGAAGGATTTTCTGGTGACCAAGGGACCTGTTTACACACCATTGCCTGGTAAGGCACCTACGAATATGAGGGGAATGAGATCAGGTGGACCAAGATATAGATCAATGGAGATGCATATGGAATCCAGGGTGGGAGCACCATCTGAAGATGATGAGAGGATGAATGGAGCCTCCGTAAGCTCCAGAAATGGGAACCATCGTCCATCAAGGTATTTAACAGAGAACGCCTTAGA